In Pseudomonadota bacterium, a single window of DNA contains:
- a CDS encoding type I-E CRISPR-associated protein Cas7/Cse4/CasC codes for MVAEPTGKQNSFAAHNPPEFAAMSVCRDAAPRTANAFEIAVRAKPGESLTRKSTEALVAKAGELGVRPTRAKAKLTCSTRHCRRR; via the coding sequence GTGGTTGCTGAACCTACCGGCAAACAGAACAGCTTCGCTGCGCATAACCCGCCGGAATTCGCCGCGATGTCCGTTTGCCGCGACGCAGCCCCACGCACCGCCAACGCTTTTGAAATCGCCGTTCGGGCCAAGCCTGGCGAGTCGCTGACGCGCAAATCGACGGAGGCGCTGGTGGCGAAAGCGGGCGAGCTCGGCGTAAGGCCTACCCGCGCAAAGGCCAAACTCACGTGCTCAACTCGCCATTGCCGACGTCGGTAA
- a CDS encoding type I-E CRISPR-associated protein Cas7/Cse4/CasC — protein sequence MSTHAVEREFDFVHSSRRPLLEDIFAGADMMWTIEFNSVCYYRYAVVDWGKAGGESPGRDAVLASKG from the coding sequence ATCTCGACGCACGCGGTCGAGCGCGAGTTCGATTTCGTACACAGCAGTAGACGACCCTTGCTGGAGGATATTTTCGCGGGCGCGGACATGATGTGGACAATTGAATTCAACTCGGTATGTTACTACCGCTACGCCGTTGTAGATTGGGGAAAAGCTGGTGGCGAATCTCCAGGGCGAGACGCGGTTTTGGCATCTAAGGGTTAG
- a CDS encoding type I-E CRISPR-associated protein Cas7/Cse4/CasC: MRTLVEIHVPGQNYAPSNLNRDDTGAPKDALFGGIRRGRVSSQCSKRAVWSISPTEFATVFSVQMNLAVRTKRVYQAIADAFAGKRPQVGSPR, translated from the coding sequence ATGAGAACTTTGGTCGAAATCCACGTTCCCGGGCAGAATTACGCACCATCCAACCTCAACCGTGATGATACCGGGGCGCCCAAGGATGCGTTGTTTGGTGGGATACGTAGGGGGCGCGTGTCGAGTCAGTGCAGCAAACGTGCGGTGTGGAGTATTTCGCCGACAGAGTTCGCGACGGTGTTTTCAGTGCAGATGAACTTGGCAGTGCGCACCAAGCGTGTCTACCAGGCGATCGCCGACGCCTTTGCTGGCAAGCGGCCCCAGGTTGGAAGTCCCCGCTAA
- a CDS encoding type I-E CRISPR-associated protein Cse1/CasA: MFDETHPFFQIPDFEPNAWRAWTVLAAEHNADNAKVLFDHVDVTRPGGVPAASAARWLLAAQSFAVSAGKSELRAHRTTPPRQRR; encoded by the coding sequence TTGTTCGATGAAACCCATCCGTTTTTTCAGATTCCCGATTTCGAACCGAACGCTTGGCGTGCCTGGACCGTACTAGCCGCTGAGCACAACGCTGACAACGCCAAGGTGCTTTTCGATCATGTAGACGTTACACGGCCCGGCGGAGTGCCAGCAGCTTCAGCGGCGCGTTGGCTGCTAGCGGCACAGAGTTTCGCAGTAAGCGCGGGGAAAAGCGAACTCCGCGCACACCGAACTACCCCTCCGCGACAGCGGCGATGA
- a CDS encoding type I-E CRISPR-associated protein Cse1/CasA, whose translation MLRNAYPLRLDANFRWAEDWHVELSEDLGRVHATKETGTSASSSRFNRSDEAWIPVRKLSGERVELGIRDTLIQATHIATIEDASPLVTASLHRFCSRCYTGRWRGRLISIRQKLGSDRTTSGAD comes from the coding sequence TTGTTGCGTAACGCTTATCCGCTGCGGCTCGACGCAAACTTTCGCTGGGCCGAAGACTGGCATGTCGAGCTTTCGGAAGATCTGGGACGTGTTCACGCCACCAAGGAAACCGGAACGAGCGCTTCATCAAGCCGATTCAACCGATCGGACGAAGCTTGGATTCCGGTACGTAAGCTAAGCGGCGAGCGCGTTGAGCTCGGTATCCGCGACACACTGATCCAAGCGACACATATCGCAACGATTGAAGACGCCTCGCCGCTTGTGACGGCCAGCCTTCATCGTTTTTGCTCGCGGTGCTATACCGGGCGTTGGAGGGGCCGACTGATATCGATCAGGCAAAAGCTTGGTTCAGATCGGACAACCAGCGGAGCGGATTGA
- a CDS encoding WYL domain-containing protein, whose translation MPPSRKLRIFAVECIRSVEQLASAAISVPEPSLHGELSSAYGIFAGKPIATATLVFTPQRARWVCEEIWHPEQQNCWLADGRMSCVCRIRTIVSC comes from the coding sequence GTGCCACCGTCAAGGAAGCTCCGCATCTTTGCCGTCGAATGCATCCGTTCAGTTGAGCAGTTGGCCTCGGCGGCCATCTCTGTGCCGGAACCGTCGCTCCACGGCGAACTCAGCAGCGCCTACGGTATCTTCGCGGGCAAGCCAATTGCCACCGCGACCCTAGTCTTTACCCCCCAGCGGGCTCGCTGGGTCTGTGAAGAAATCTGGCATCCGGAACAGCAAAATTGCTGGCTGGCAGACGGCCGGATGAGTTGCGTCTGCCGTATTCGGACGATCGTGAGCTGTTGA
- a CDS encoding SPOR domain-containing protein produces MKYLAIALLLANVGLVAWQYQTHVRELAQSSVEHEPIPADAAPLKLISELPALPEPRVARNAAQPPAVTADVNTDVVAADLCMDIGPFGDVPSRDAVRDWLRDYAAATYMRVETVRKRQFFWVYLEPSSDSAAQKNLAELHDRGIHDTLLIRRGDMKNSISLGFFRSQDSVNRRLAELNEKGYKPVVVPRFETSDLYWLSARLAEQNAEAPEVPATLLGSTAKQRTIACEAMATDGQDPAAATTEAKADRPMVEGLTD; encoded by the coding sequence ATGAAATATCTCGCCATCGCCCTGTTGCTTGCCAACGTCGGCCTCGTGGCCTGGCAGTATCAAACCCACGTGCGCGAATTGGCGCAATCGAGCGTCGAGCACGAGCCGATTCCGGCCGACGCCGCGCCTTTGAAACTGATTTCTGAATTGCCAGCGTTGCCCGAACCGCGCGTGGCGCGCAACGCCGCCCAGCCGCCCGCCGTCACCGCCGATGTGAATACCGACGTGGTGGCCGCCGACTTGTGCATGGACATCGGCCCGTTCGGCGATGTGCCGTCGCGCGACGCGGTGCGCGACTGGCTGCGCGACTATGCGGCCGCCACCTACATGCGCGTCGAAACCGTGCGCAAGCGCCAGTTCTTCTGGGTCTACCTCGAACCGAGCTCCGACAGCGCCGCACAGAAGAACCTTGCCGAACTGCACGACCGCGGCATCCACGACACCCTGCTCATCCGCCGCGGCGACATGAAGAACTCGATTTCGCTGGGCTTCTTCCGCTCGCAGGATTCAGTCAACCGGCGTCTCGCCGAACTCAACGAGAAGGGCTACAAGCCGGTGGTGGTGCCCCGCTTCGAAACCTCGGACCTGTACTGGCTGTCGGCGCGGCTCGCCGAGCAAAACGCCGAAGCCCCCGAGGTCCCCGCCACCCTGCTCGGCAGCACCGCCAAGCAAAGGACCATCGCCTGCGAAGCGATGGCCACCGACGGCCAGGACCCTGCCGCCGCGACCACCGAAGCCAAGGCCGACAGGCCCATGGTCGAAGGCCTGACGGATTAG
- a CDS encoding type III pantothenate kinase, with product MLLIDIGNTRIKAALVEGGQPRMLPALGTRDHAPFSAWQDAIAARPSRVLVSNVAGPEMAMHVLRYTRERWQLEPEFALPCRKRAGMTTRYQHPEKLGVDRWLAALAAWHEARGAVCVCDVGTALTIDVVTSDGTHLGGLIAPGPDLLRTSLTRGTAQLESDGLSLVQGFADNTRDAISLGCTDALGGLLQRVAARLAEHEPREAFRWYLTGGAAPLMEALLPAPAVHLPDLVLRGLAVLAMADA from the coding sequence ATGCTGCTCATCGACATCGGCAACACCCGCATCAAGGCCGCGTTGGTCGAAGGCGGCCAGCCGCGCATGTTGCCGGCGCTGGGCACGCGCGACCACGCACCGTTCAGCGCCTGGCAGGACGCCATCGCCGCGCGCCCGTCGCGGGTGCTGGTGTCGAACGTGGCCGGCCCCGAAATGGCCATGCACGTTCTGCGCTACACGCGTGAGCGCTGGCAACTCGAGCCCGAATTCGCGCTGCCGTGCCGAAAGCGCGCCGGCATGACCACGCGCTATCAGCATCCCGAAAAGCTCGGCGTCGATCGCTGGCTGGCGGCGCTCGCCGCCTGGCACGAAGCGCGCGGCGCGGTGTGCGTATGCGACGTCGGCACCGCGCTCACCATCGACGTGGTGACCAGCGACGGCACGCACCTCGGCGGCCTCATCGCGCCGGGGCCGGACCTGCTGCGCACCAGCCTCACGCGTGGCACCGCGCAATTGGAAAGCGATGGTCTCAGTCTCGTGCAGGGCTTCGCCGACAACACCCGCGATGCCATTTCCCTGGGCTGCACCGATGCGCTGGGCGGCCTGCTGCAGCGCGTGGCCGCGCGCCTCGCCGAGCACGAACCCCGCGAAGCGTTTCGCTGGTATCTCACCGGCGGCGCCGCGCCCCTGATGGAAGCGCTGTTGCCGGCGCCCGCCGTGCATCTGCCGGATCTCGTGCTGCGCGGCCTCGCGGTGCTGGCCATGGCCGACGCCTGA
- a CDS encoding biotin--[acetyl-CoA-carboxylase] ligase, with protein sequence MRRAFALLDLLSDGAEHAGAELAHALGVTRAAVWHQVAQLREQGLGITASRGHGYRLPGGFEALSADAIRAELGDGARELLRIDTVTITDSTNERLLAALNQGDIHGHVLLAEHQTAGRGRRGDRWISPPGSGLCLSLGWRFDQPPATFSALSLVVGMAIAESLRELGVAGAMLKWPNDILCEGGKLAGILIEMRAEAGGPCRTVIGIGINVAMSAEARAQIDQPVQDFTHASGHGVSRNRLAAVLLTALARTLPRFGRDGFAVFRDEWRRYDALVDTAVKLELPNRTVHGIARGVDDHGALLIEHQGRRETFVSGHLSRA encoded by the coding sequence ATGCGACGTGCTTTTGCCCTGCTTGATCTCTTGAGCGACGGCGCCGAGCATGCCGGCGCCGAGCTCGCCCACGCGCTCGGCGTGACGCGCGCCGCGGTGTGGCACCAGGTGGCGCAGCTGCGTGAGCAGGGCTTGGGCATCACCGCTTCGCGTGGCCATGGCTACAGACTGCCGGGCGGCTTCGAGGCGCTGTCGGCTGACGCCATACGCGCCGAACTCGGCGACGGTGCGCGTGAGCTGTTGCGCATCGACACCGTCACCATCACCGATTCCACCAACGAGCGCCTGCTCGCCGCCCTCAACCAGGGCGACATCCACGGTCATGTGTTGCTCGCCGAGCACCAGACCGCCGGCCGTGGCCGGCGCGGCGATCGCTGGATCTCACCGCCCGGCAGTGGCCTGTGCCTGTCGCTGGGATGGCGCTTCGATCAGCCGCCCGCGACGTTCTCTGCCTTAAGCCTGGTGGTCGGCATGGCCATCGCCGAAAGCCTGCGCGAACTCGGCGTCGCCGGCGCAATGTTGAAATGGCCCAACGACATCCTGTGCGAAGGCGGCAAGCTGGCCGGCATCCTCATCGAGATGCGTGCCGAGGCGGGCGGGCCGTGCCGCACGGTGATCGGCATCGGCATCAATGTCGCGATGTCGGCCGAGGCGCGCGCGCAGATCGATCAACCGGTGCAGGATTTCACCCACGCCAGTGGCCATGGCGTATCGCGCAATCGCCTGGCGGCGGTGCTGCTGACCGCGCTCGCGCGCACCTTGCCGCGCTTCGGGCGCGACGGCTTTGCGGTGTTTCGCGACGAGTGGCGACGCTACGATGCGCTGGTCGACACGGCGGTGAAACTCGAGCTGCCGAATCGCACCGTGCATGGCATCGCGCGCGGCGTCGATGATCACGGCGCCCTGCTCATCGAACACCAGGGGCGACGCGAAACCTTCGTGTCCGGCCACCTGTCGCGGGCCTGA
- a CDS encoding FHA domain-containing protein, with amino-acid sequence MAGSALLLLIAAGVLVFMLIKRRQQPAAAVAPAPSVTSSGAIGGAPRVPEAYLKDINGITDKDAMQITAKPMMVGRIAGTDEEHIDYFVVEKPTVGRRHALIRYRDFGFWLSDQGSVNGTFLNGERIEGERSLKHGDRVRFHKYEFEFSVPEMDHASHTIYADPMNRTMVGDLDTMVGTAAAVSSAALAGGAIGRASAAATNQDDDDDEDVFDLTGGAAAPAGSDKTAFLSPQDALPATSRADLPGDDTGAGGGIDDEDFMALDNDEVDEATAETQLPVNLRSAILSGTRARAEAEFDAEASAFFDEDDLAVTASPYSNSTIEKGPILRLDDDGTDDGDDDNAQDTMQIPAAQFAPAAAPVADEFDEFSEGETMLPVSPGVANQTQGVDISLDAFMNTDSFDEPPAASGDFDDEDDATLLPHQVPDIDDVFDVTAEGTIPPVSRKQLDDDDDDFDHDKTTLLR; translated from the coding sequence GTGGCCGGGTCCGCACTGCTGCTGTTGATCGCGGCGGGCGTCCTGGTGTTCATGTTGATCAAGCGCCGGCAGCAGCCGGCCGCCGCCGTCGCGCCGGCGCCCAGCGTCACTTCCAGCGGCGCCATCGGCGGCGCACCGCGCGTGCCGGAGGCCTATCTGAAGGACATCAACGGCATCACCGACAAGGATGCCATGCAGATCACGGCCAAGCCGATGATGGTCGGCCGCATCGCCGGCACCGATGAAGAACACATCGACTACTTCGTGGTCGAGAAGCCGACCGTCGGTCGCCGTCACGCGCTCATCCGTTATCGCGATTTCGGTTTCTGGTTGTCCGACCAGGGCAGCGTCAACGGCACCTTCCTGAACGGCGAGCGCATCGAAGGCGAACGCTCGCTCAAGCACGGCGATCGCGTGCGCTTTCACAAGTACGAATTCGAATTCAGCGTGCCGGAGATGGATCACGCCAGCCATACCATCTACGCCGACCCCATGAATCGCACCATGGTTGGCGATCTGGACACCATGGTCGGCACCGCCGCGGCGGTCAGCAGCGCGGCGCTTGCCGGCGGCGCCATCGGCCGCGCCAGCGCCGCCGCCACCAACCAGGACGACGACGATGATGAAGACGTCTTCGATCTGACCGGTGGCGCGGCTGCGCCCGCCGGCAGCGACAAGACGGCCTTCCTCTCGCCGCAGGATGCGCTGCCCGCCACTTCCCGTGCCGATCTGCCGGGCGACGACACCGGCGCCGGCGGCGGCATCGACGATGAAGACTTCATGGCGCTGGACAACGATGAAGTCGACGAAGCGACCGCCGAGACCCAACTGCCGGTCAACCTGCGCTCGGCCATCCTGTCCGGCACGCGCGCGCGCGCCGAGGCCGAGTTCGACGCCGAGGCGTCGGCGTTCTTCGACGAGGACGATCTCGCCGTCACCGCATCGCCCTACAGCAACAGCACCATCGAGAAGGGCCCGATACTGCGCCTCGACGACGATGGCACCGACGACGGCGACGACGACAACGCGCAGGACACCATGCAGATCCCGGCTGCGCAGTTCGCGCCGGCCGCCGCGCCGGTCGCCGATGAGTTCGACGAATTCAGCGAAGGGGAAACCATGCTGCCCGTCAGCCCCGGCGTCGCCAACCAGACCCAGGGCGTGGACATCAGCCTCGACGCGTTCATGAACACCGATTCCTTCGACGAACCGCCGGCCGCCAGCGGCGACTTCGACGACGAGGACGACGCGACCCTGCTGCCGCACCAGGTGCCGGACATCGACGACGTGTTCGACGTCACCGCCGAAGGCACCATCCCGCCCGTGTCGCGCAAGCAGCTCGATGACGATGATGACGACTTCGATCACGACAAGACCACCTTGCTGCGCTGA
- a CDS encoding VWA domain-containing protein, with translation MMSPSLHSRAVVSRRDGARATARRVLAIALLLLAMPLWAAPTDIIVLLDNSGSMRQNDPAFLLKGAVTKFFTSLPADTHAGVVVFDQKVSYPVPLAPVDAAAHAAVKDALAKVDYRGQYTNIPAGMERAIYELKSSARKDATKVVVFMTDGIVDTGNPAVDAEKAKWLRDELATDAADSGIRIFGIAFTENADFFLIQSLAKKTSGEYFRALKPEDLDGVFKKVEDKLASAAAPATPAPVVSAPAASTPPAVAVAPPAADGAACVAEMAADDRASIEEMAKAAGSTAEQLCLEMKATPPGQPLVTPAPSAESGAATAPATSSPPPPRPTPPATAIRKWGWRWWPGPHCCC, from the coding sequence ATGATGAGCCCGTCCTTGCACAGCCGCGCCGTTGTTTCACGCCGGGACGGCGCCCGCGCCACCGCGCGTCGCGTGCTGGCCATCGCATTGCTGCTGTTGGCGATGCCGCTGTGGGCCGCGCCCACCGACATCATCGTGCTGCTCGACAACTCCGGCAGCATGCGTCAGAACGATCCGGCCTTCCTGCTCAAGGGCGCGGTCACCAAGTTCTTCACATCCTTGCCGGCCGATACCCACGCCGGCGTGGTGGTGTTCGATCAGAAAGTCTCCTACCCGGTGCCGCTCGCGCCGGTCGACGCCGCCGCGCACGCCGCGGTCAAGGACGCCCTTGCCAAGGTCGACTATCGCGGCCAGTACACCAACATACCGGCCGGCATGGAGCGCGCCATCTACGAACTGAAGAGCAGTGCGCGCAAGGACGCCACCAAGGTGGTGGTGTTCATGACCGATGGCATCGTCGATACCGGCAACCCGGCGGTCGACGCCGAAAAGGCCAAGTGGCTGCGCGACGAATTGGCGACCGACGCCGCCGACAGCGGCATACGCATCTTCGGCATCGCCTTCACCGAGAACGCCGATTTCTTTCTCATCCAGTCGCTGGCCAAGAAAACCAGCGGCGAATATTTCCGTGCCCTGAAGCCGGAAGATCTGGATGGCGTCTTCAAGAAGGTCGAAGACAAGCTGGCCAGCGCCGCCGCCCCCGCCACCCCCGCGCCGGTGGTGAGCGCGCCGGCCGCGAGCACGCCGCCGGCGGTGGCCGTAGCGCCGCCGGCCGCCGATGGCGCGGCCTGTGTCGCGGAAATGGCGGCCGACGATCGCGCTTCCATCGAGGAAATGGCCAAGGCCGCCGGCAGCACCGCCGAGCAGCTGTGCCTCGAAATGAAGGCCACGCCGCCCGGTCAGCCGCTGGTCACGCCGGCGCCGAGCGCCGAAAGCGGCGCCGCCACGGCGCCGGCCACGAGCAGCCCGCCGCCGCCGCGGCCGACACCGCCCGCGACAGCGATTCGAAAATGGGGGTGGCGCTGGTGGCCGGGTCCGCACTGCTGCTGTTGA
- a CDS encoding sulfurtransferase, whose translation MNSNAAGPLIQVAELAAARGREALVVVDCRYDLMAPEAGRLAWLEAHIPGAGYAHLDHDLSGPPNTDHGRHPLPAPERLVALFSALGIDSTRQVVAYDDAGGMFAARLWWMLRYMGHDAVAVLDGGWQAWVNAGGATASGEERPRPRAFSGTPRRSRLVTLDEVASVAQLVDARAAPRYRGEVEPLDKHAGHIPGAINHCWQHNLGTDGRLAAAEQLRQQWQTSLGALPDAATVHYCGSGVSACHNVLAQVAAGLPEPRLYCGSWSEWCRDSGRPRAIGGESR comes from the coding sequence ATGAACAGCAACGCGGCGGGACCGCTGATTCAGGTGGCCGAGCTGGCGGCCGCGCGCGGTCGCGAAGCGCTCGTGGTGGTGGACTGCCGTTACGATCTGATGGCTCCCGAGGCCGGCCGCCTGGCCTGGCTGGAAGCGCACATCCCCGGCGCCGGCTACGCGCATCTCGATCATGATCTCAGTGGCCCGCCCAATACCGACCATGGCCGCCATCCCTTGCCAGCGCCGGAGCGCCTGGTGGCGCTGTTCAGCGCCCTCGGCATCGACAGCACGCGGCAGGTGGTGGCCTATGACGATGCCGGCGGCATGTTTGCCGCGCGCCTGTGGTGGATGTTGCGTTACATGGGGCATGACGCGGTGGCGGTGCTCGATGGCGGCTGGCAGGCGTGGGTGAATGCCGGCGGTGCGACGGCAAGCGGCGAGGAGCGACCGCGCCCGCGCGCGTTCAGCGGCACGCCGCGCCGCTCGCGATTGGTGACCCTGGACGAAGTCGCGAGCGTCGCGCAGCTGGTCGATGCGCGCGCCGCGCCGCGTTATCGCGGCGAGGTCGAGCCGCTCGACAAACACGCGGGCCACATTCCCGGCGCCATCAACCATTGCTGGCAGCACAACCTCGGCACCGATGGGCGCCTGGCCGCGGCCGAGCAGCTGCGGCAGCAATGGCAGACGAGCCTGGGCGCGCTGCCCGATGCGGCGACCGTGCATTATTGCGGCTCCGGCGTTTCCGCCTGCCATAACGTTCTGGCGCAGGTGGCGGCGGGCTTGCCCGAGCCGCGCCTGTATTGTGGATCTTGGAGCGAGTGGTGCCGGGACAGTGGCCGGCCTCGCGCGATTGGTGGAGAATCCCGATGA
- a CDS encoding aminopeptidase: MPARLRPNITTVQRTGRALLLLALTLTLVGCGSLDYYLQAARGQAEIWHRQRPIERWLAEDGTPAAVRAKLTLVERAREFAGTRLALADHGSYHSYADLGRDYVVWNVFAAPELSLAALKSCYPLVGCVEYRGFFSEAAARLHAATLQVRGYDTFVGGVAAYSTLGWLNDPVLNTVLRRDDAHLVDIIFHELAHQRLYIAGDTTFNESFAMAVARAGVALWLADDPAALARYRAEQQREAEFIALVQDTGARLAKVYDGPLAASDKRIAKAALYAELMDRYRALKASWGGDNAYDAWMTTDLNNAKLASLAAYHDQVPHFLALLARCGQDFARFYRIVDALAELPSAERTSCLGELAGDGTPGVVCKAAAGL; encoded by the coding sequence ATGCCGGCAAGACTAAGACCAAACATTACGACCGTCCAGCGCACCGGGCGGGCCCTGCTGCTGCTCGCCCTGACGCTGACGCTAGTCGGCTGCGGCTCGCTCGATTATTACCTGCAGGCGGCGCGCGGCCAGGCCGAGATCTGGCATCGTCAACGGCCCATCGAAAGGTGGCTGGCGGAGGACGGCACACCGGCGGCGGTGCGCGCCAAGCTGACGCTGGTCGAACGTGCCCGCGAGTTTGCCGGCACACGTCTCGCGCTGGCCGATCATGGCAGCTATCACAGCTATGCCGATCTCGGTCGTGACTACGTGGTGTGGAATGTATTCGCGGCGCCCGAGCTGTCGCTCGCCGCGCTGAAGTCCTGCTATCCGCTGGTCGGCTGCGTGGAATACCGCGGCTTTTTCAGCGAAGCCGCCGCGCGCTTGCATGCCGCCACGCTGCAGGTGCGCGGCTACGACACCTTCGTCGGCGGCGTGGCCGCCTATTCGACGCTCGGCTGGTTGAACGACCCGGTACTCAATACCGTGCTCCGGCGCGACGATGCGCATCTGGTCGACATCATCTTTCACGAACTCGCGCATCAACGCCTGTACATCGCCGGCGACACCACTTTCAACGAAAGCTTTGCGATGGCGGTGGCGCGCGCCGGCGTGGCACTGTGGCTGGCCGATGACCCAGCGGCGCTGGCCCGCTACCGCGCCGAACAACAGCGCGAGGCCGAGTTCATCGCGCTCGTGCAGGACACCGGCGCGCGACTGGCCAAGGTCTACGACGGCCCGCTGGCGGCGAGCGACAAGCGCATCGCCAAGGCTGCGCTGTATGCCGAACTCATGGACCGCTACCGCGCACTGAAGGCGAGCTGGGGGGGCGACAACGCCTACGACGCCTGGATGACAACCGATTTGAACAACGCCAAGCTCGCTTCGCTGGCGGCCTACCACGACCAGGTTCCGCACTTTCTTGCCCTGCTGGCGCGCTGCGGTCAGGACTTCGCGCGCTTCTACCGCATTGTCGACGCGCTCGCCGAATTGCCGTCGGCCGAGCGCACCAGCTGTCTCGGTGAGCTTGCCGGCGACGGCACGCCTGGCGTCGTCTGCAAGGCCGCGGCCGGCCTGTGA
- a CDS encoding FHA domain-containing protein: protein MLDRLFSKALSLVINGEEISFHTLAEFEFALGGRTNVPATKLADLIMLSPDELKREAKSIKAVEKRFVDILSRSIEQPGEIGRLVREVDIQVFSNDYDWRSIFKALNQEDEAYDELRRVAVVKYMQYLRSRQDVIKQTYKVKLKKTNKHSAPREVLSPMEETKDQFKETSIFESMSLEMPVEPVPNSALTRLPKGEAVSIKPAMNSEFDLRLSKHPFQFRNGAVRELVDEFGHAHKIEPGKNIIGRDSVCNIVVDSALRDVSRMHLIIEPLDGGVLRFTDLSSHGTFLPTALVPHGEN, encoded by the coding sequence ATGCTGGACCGGCTCTTCAGTAAAGCGCTATCACTCGTCATCAACGGCGAGGAGATCTCGTTTCACACCCTCGCCGAATTCGAATTCGCACTGGGCGGCCGCACCAACGTTCCGGCCACCAAGCTGGCCGATCTCATCATGCTGAGCCCCGATGAACTGAAACGCGAGGCCAAGAGCATCAAGGCGGTGGAGAAGCGCTTCGTCGACATCCTGTCGCGCTCCATCGAACAGCCGGGCGAGATTGGCCGGCTGGTACGCGAAGTCGACATCCAGGTGTTTTCCAACGACTACGACTGGCGCAGCATCTTCAAGGCCCTCAACCAGGAAGACGAAGCCTACGACGAACTGCGGCGCGTGGCGGTGGTGAAATACATGCAATACCTGCGCTCGCGGCAGGACGTCATCAAGCAGACCTACAAGGTCAAGCTCAAAAAGACCAACAAGCACAGCGCACCGCGCGAAGTGCTGTCGCCGATGGAAGAAACCAAGGATCAGTTCAAGGAAACCAGCATCTTCGAATCGATGTCGCTGGAAATGCCGGTCGAGCCGGTGCCCAATTCCGCGCTGACGCGCCTGCCGAAAGGCGAAGCGGTCAGCATCAAGCCGGCCATGAACAGCGAGTTCGACCTGCGCCTGTCCAAGCACCCGTTCCAGTTCCGTAACGGCGCGGTGCGCGAACTGGTGGATGAATTCGGACACGCGCACAAGATTGAACCCGGCAAGAACATCATCGGCCGCGATTCGGTGTGCAACATCGTGGTCGACAGCGCACTGCGCGACGTGTCGCGCATGCACCTCATCATCGAACCGCTGGACGGTGGCGTGCTGCGCTTTACCGACCTGTCATCCCACGGCACCTTCCTGCCGACAGCCTTGGTACCGCACGGCGAGAATTGA